A DNA window from Ranitomeya imitator isolate aRanImi1 chromosome 2, aRanImi1.pri, whole genome shotgun sequence contains the following coding sequences:
- the DNAJC9 gene encoding dnaJ homolog subfamily C member 9 — protein MPGLLDDCERHFGSSDLYTVLGVRNAAGEAEIRRGYLKTSLKVHPDRVTEEEKAQATVKFQVLGKVYSVLNDTDQRALYDEQGIVVDESDTVSQDQNWEKYWHLLFKKITVEDIKEYEKKYKGCEEERADIIQAYMDFEGDMDNIMGSVILVEIDDEPRIKDIIQKAIDKKEVPAYDAFVKESKKKRERRKKRAHEEAAEAEVLKKEMGLDDGEDNLKALMQKRQQDKEKEFDGFMAQLEAKYCNKTKKGGKKPTTSKKGKK, from the exons atgccGGGCCTGCTGGACGACTGTGAGCGCCACTTCGGCAGCTCGGACCTGTACACCGTCCTGGGGGTGAGGAACGCGGCGGGAGAGGCGGAGATTCGCCGCGGGTATCTGAAAACCTCACTAAAGGTGCACCCGGACCGGGTAACGGAGGAGGAGAAGGCACAGGCCACGGTCAAGTTCCAG GTACTTGGAAAAGTGTATTCAGTTCTGAACGACACAGACCAAAGAGCTTTGTATGATGAGCAAGGAATTGTCGTTGATGAGTCGGACACAGTCTCCCAAGACCAGAACTGGGAAAAGTACTGGCACCTGCTGTTTAAGAAG atcaCTGTAGAAGACATAaaagaatatgaaaaaaaatataaaggcTGTGAGGAGGAACGAGCTGATATAATACAAGCTTATATGGACTTTGAAGGAGACATGGATAACATAATGGGCTCTGTTATTCTTGTGGAAATTGATGATGAACCGAGGATCAAGGATATTATTCAGAAAGCTATTGATAAGAAAGAGGTTCCAGCTTATGATGCCTTTGTGAAAGAATCCAAAAAGAAACGTGAACGGCGCAAGAAAAGG GCTCATGAAGAAGCTGCGGAAGCTGAAGTATTAAAGAAAGAAATGGGGCTTGATGATGGAGAGGATAATTTAAAAGCTTTGATGCAA AAAAGGCAGCAGGATAAGGAGAAGGAGTTTGATGGCTTCATGGCACAGCTGGAAGCAAAGTACTGCAACAAAACCAAAAAAGGAGGGAAAAAGCCTACAacatcaaaaaaaggaaaaaagtga
- the AP5Z1 gene encoding AP-5 complex subunit zeta-1: MAAFTTTAADNLLRQARKLGDGELEKFCCRARSQLLSADVESLDSLRRLHLILSASRGRRSLDSALVKQIQEALCCQQTSAQVQTVCAAILCQLCPCPLVTVSWGPTEQSRGPVFSILLAQASNSDVMELGPRICQALEMRAPEGHSLRALLPALLRVVGVRSESLQEEQVNTVNKKLTDWLRYATVPQVGATASGGFFSSPRVKQPSLISEVDGAMATDFFTVLNHSQNYTEDQWMNIQGFSVLRQWLLHYGTNGNAGSEDKSEVEGSVVSMVSASSTSSRLLPPRERLREKGFEYCLRLIEQCNRKALKKSDVDLQKACLVEAVSVIDVLCKQDVSFLYRTLPLMKVLHTRVCSDPSLAPVLLPVAQFYLNHSEAAAVESEAVYRHLFTKVPSDMFHQPLFAFQFVRFCTANGSFLAENAEAFRGSFPSILKLLAWHAPSLLSDFVTLLPMLISPESAIEILHSLLDLPCLTAAMEVHVIVASSVEKHNLDASVLPSSSLEAYRHPVYSALFHYLLRIEAWNGTPPEGFIKLRQILADRNTSPRVQQSSQIVPCLLQLYVNVVSKFADGGLVSRIVLTFLERSVHLYDSPLFQAEVQSILGAQLPNLCRLYPSVIVELSRELLDFISTVGNIQSKEPLFAHVVWAMGEYLSVSYDKRCTVEQINRFFEVLEALLFEITQLRGSSSAPISSPRVITTLMTTLAKLASRSQDLIPRVSLYLSKMRSCVQSSAMISTYGEEDSEQILIRATELLNLLKVPSVAQFVLTPPLEVSKPSFHHDPSSSLPLAIRTSSYMLLRERTLPG, from the coding sequence ATGGCGGCGTTCACCACCACGGCCGCGGACAATCTGCTCCGGCAGGCCCGGAAGCTCGGTGACGGGGAGCTGGAGAAATTCTGCTGCCGTGCTCGGAGTCAGCTGCTCAGCGCGGACGTGGAGAGCTTGGACAGTCTGCGGAGGCTGCACCTCATCCTCTCTGCCAGCAGGGGGCGGCGCAGTTTGGATTCTGCTCTGGTGAAGCAAATACAAGAAGCTCTGTGCTGCCAGCAGACCTCAGCTCAGGTTCAGACTGTgtgtgctgccatcctgtgccagctGTGCCCCTGCCCACTGGTGACGGTGTCGTGGGGTCCCACAGAGCAGTCGCGGGGCCCCGTGTTCTCCATCCTGCTGGCCCAGGCCTCTAACAGTGACGTGATGGAACTAGGGCCACGTATTTGCCAAGCTTTGGAGATGCGGGCCCCTGAGGGCCACAGCCTGAGAGCCCTTCTCCCAGCACTGCTGAGGGTCGTTGGTGTCCGTTCTGAGAGCTTGCAGGAAGAACAGGTCAACACCGTGAACAAGAAGCTGACAGACTGGCTGCGCTATGCCACCGTTCCACAGGTGGGCGCCACTGCCTCCGGAGGCTTCTTCTCCAGCCCACGAGTGAAGCAGCCCAGTCTAATCTCAGAGGTGGACGGTGCCATGGCAACCGATTTCTTCACCGTCCTTAACCATAGCCAGAACTATACCGAGGACCAATGGATGAATATCCAGGGCTTCTCCGTCCTGCGTCAGTGGCTCCTTCACTACGGCACAAACGGTAATGCCGGCTCTGAAGACAAGTCCGAGGTGGAGGGTTCTGTGGTCTCCATGGTCTCTGCTTCTTCAACGTCTAGCCGCCTCCTGCCGCCACGAGAACGGCTGAGGGAGAAGGGATTTGAATACTGTCTGAGGCTGATAGAGCAATGCAACCGAAAAGCCCTGAAGAAGTCCGATGTGGACCTCCAGAAGGCGTGCCTGGTAGAAGCGGTGTCCGTGATAGATGTCCTATGTAAGCAGGACGTGTCCTTCCTGTACCGCACCTTGCCTCTCATGAAGGTCCTGCACACAAGGGTTTGTTCGGACCCATCTTTGGCCCCCGTGCTCCTCCCAGTTGCTCAGTTCTATCTTAACCACAGTGAAGCTGCTGCAGTGGAATCGGAGGCGGTGTACAGGCATCTGTTCACCAAAGTGCCCTCGGACATGTTTCATCAGCCTCTGTTTGCATTTCAGTTTGTCCGATTCTGCACAGCTAACGGCTCCTTTCTGGCAGAGAACGCTGAGGCATTCAGAGGAAGCTTTCCCAGCATACTGAAGCTCCTGGCATGGCATGCTCCATCACTGCTATCAGACTTTGTGACTCTTCTTCCTATGCTTATCAGTCCAGAATCTGCAATTGAGATTCTGCATTCATTGTTGGATCTGCCTTGCCTTACAGCAGCAATGGAGGTCCACGTTATTGTTGCATCCTCAGTAGAGAAGCATAATCTAGACGCTTCCGTGTTGCCTTCATCTTCTTTAGAGGCCTATCGTCATCCCGTTTACAGTGCGCTCTTCCATTATCTGTTACGTATTGAGGCTTGGAATGGGACACCTCCAGAAGGATTCATCAAACTCCGCCAGATCCTTGCAGACAGGAACACGTCACCCCGTGTCCAACAGAGTTCTCAGATTGTTCCATGCCTTCTCCAGCTTTACGTCAATGTTGTCTCTAAATTTGCAGATGGTGGTCTTGTAAGTAGAATAGTTCTAACGTTCCTGGAGCGCAGTGTTCACTTATATGACTCTCCTTTATTCCAAGCCGAGGTCCAGAGCATCCTCGGTGCTCAGCTTCCTAACCTGTGCCGCCTGTACCCCTCTGTCATTGTAGAACTTTCCCGTGAGTTGTTAGACTTTATAAGTACAGTCGGTAACATCCAAAGCAAGGAACCATTATTTGCTCATGTGGTCTGGGCTATGGGAGAATACTTGTCGGTATCCTATGACAAGAGGTGCACCGTGGAACAAATCAATCGGTTCTTTGAGGTTCTAGAAGCATTATTGTTTGAGATCACACAACTCCGGGGTTCTTCCAGTGCACCAATCTCTTCACCTCGTGTTATAACAACTCTTATGACCACCCTTGCCAAACTAGCATCCCGCAGCCAGGACCTCATCCCAAGGGTTTCTCTCTACTTGTCCAAGATGAGATCGTGTGTACAGAGTTCAGCCATGATCTCTACAtacggggaggaggacagtgaacAGATTCTTATACGGGCCACAGAGCTTCTAAACCTACTGAAGGTGCCCAGTGTGGCACAGTTTGTTCTCACTCCTCCTCTTGAGGTTTCCAAGCCAAGTTTTCACCATGACCCATCTTCCTCTCTGCCACTTGCTATTCGTACCTCGAGTTATATGTTGCTAAGAGAGCGGACATTACCTGGATGA